GGTCAAAATGGTCATAGTGGTCATTTATCGTCATTTATTGTCGTGCAGAGCTTAGTCGAAGCACTCTGTGTACTGTGCTTCGACTAAGCTCTGCACGAGAAATGACAATGAATGACTAAAAGTGACGGGCATCGCCCAACATGACTACGAGTGACGGGCAAATCCCAACGTGACAACCTTCTACAATCCCGCATCATCCGACGCTCCCATTGCCAGTGCTCCCCAGTCCAAATTATCCCTACCTTTTGCTAACGCGCTGACAAATCTGTTTTTGATGAGATCGGCCATCGGCATGGGTACATTGACGTCGGACGCGGTCTGTAATGTCAATTTAATGTCCTTCAAGCCTAGTGCCAGACGAAAGGCCACAGGTTCGTAGGCATGTTGCGCCACTATCTTTCCATAGTTCTGAAATATTGGCGCCGCAAACAACGTCTGAGTAAGCATTTCGTAGATGCTTTGACGTGAAATTCCATTCTTCTCGGCCATCGTAAAAGCCTCTCCCATCATTTCCAGGCTGGCTGCAATCATAAAGTTACCTGCCAGTTTCACCACATTGGCAGCTCCGGGATCATCACCAAAATCGTAAACTCCTTTGACAAAAGTTTGAACGATCGGCTTTACAATCTCTCTCGCTTCCGCTTTTCCCGAAACACAAATATTACCTACCCCTGCTTTTACGGCTTCCGGTCTTGCAAAAATCGGTGCAGCTACGTAAGATGCTCCATACCAGTCGTGGATCTGGCTCAGTTGGCGTGAAGTTTCAGGCGAAATGGTGCTCATGGAAACGTGAATGCCCCCTTTGCCTAATTTTTCAACCAATTCCATAGAGAAAATTTCTTCCACAGCCGCATCGTCCGCAAGTACCGAAAATACAATACCTCCCGGAATGATCGCGTCCATCGGATCTTCCACAACTGTGGCGCCCAGCTTGACCAGCGGATCTGCCTTTGAAGCTGTTCTGTTCCAAACTGTCAGTTCATATCCTGCGTTGATCAGGCTTTCGGCGATCGGTGTTCCCAGGTTTCCAAGACCCAGAAATGCTATTTTTTCAGACATAGTTGAGATTTTTAATTTTTAAAAAACATTAAACCTGCATCACACCCACATTGAAAGCTTTTTCAATCGGTGACTGGTCTGCGGCTTCAATACCCGTTGAGATAATCCTGCGTGTTTCGACAGGATCAATGATACCGTCTACCCAAAGTCGTGCCGCGGCATAGTATGGCGACAATTCCTGGTTATATCGGTCTGTAATCTGACTCAATAATTCCTTTTCAGCTTCCGGCGTAATGGTTTCGCCTTTGGCTTTCAATGTCGCCGTTTGCACCTGCAAAAGTGTTTTCGCAGCAGTAGCCCCGCTCATTACCGCCATTTGTGCGGTCGGCCAGGCAAATATCAGCCTTGGATCATAGGCTTTGCCACACATGGCGTAGTTACCTGCCCCGTACGAATTTCCTACTATAAATGTGAATTTAGGCACCACCGAGTTCGCAACTGCATTGACCATCTTGGCCCCGTCTTTGATAATACCTCCCTGCTCCGCACGACTTCCGACCATAAAACCTGTTACGTCATGAAAAAACAGTAACGGAATTTTCTTCTGGTTGCAATTCATGATAAACCGGGCCGCTTTATCAGCCGATTCGCCATAGATCACGCCCCCCATCTGCATTTCACCTTTCCCCGATTTCACCATTTTACGCTGATTGGCGACAATTCCTACGGCCCAGCCATCTATTCTCGCATAGGCACATATGATGGTTTTTCCATAATCTGGCTTGTATTCATCGAGTTCAGAGTCGTCAACAATGCATTCAAGAATCGGTTTTACATCGTAGGGTTTCAGCCGATCGGTCGGCAGCAGCGTGTAAATCTCTTCCGCGTTCCGCTTTGGAGTAATGGCAATTTTTCTATCAAAACCTGCGGATAATGGTTTGCCGATTTTATCAATGTGCCTTTTGATCGCATCCAGGCAGGATTTATCGTCCGGAAACTTATTATCGGTTACGCCGGAGATCTCGCAATGCATGGACGCCCCTCCTAGCGATTCAGCATCAATGTCCTCACCTATCGAAGATTTGACCAGATAGGGGCCAGCCAGGAATACGGAGCCGGTACCCTCCACAATGAATGCTTCGTCGGACATAATGGGCAGGTATGCCCCACCTGCCACGCAGCTTCCCATAATGGCAGACAACTGCACGATTCCCATCGCGGACATTTGTGCGTTATTTCTGAAAATACGCCCAAAATGCTCTTTATCAGCAAAAACTTCGGCTTGCATAGGTAAAAAAACCCCCGCACTATCAACCAGATAAATGACGGGCAAACGGTTTTCCATTGCAATTTCCTGGGCGCGCAAGTTCTTCTTAGCCGCGATCGGAAACCAGGCCCCTGCCTTCACCGTAGCATCATTTGCGACAATCATACATTGCTTGCCCGCAACATATCCA
The genomic region above belongs to Dyadobacter pollutisoli and contains:
- a CDS encoding NAD(P)-dependent oxidoreductase, yielding MSEKIAFLGLGNLGTPIAESLINAGYELTVWNRTASKADPLVKLGATVVEDPMDAIIPGGIVFSVLADDAAVEEIFSMELVEKLGKGGIHVSMSTISPETSRQLSQIHDWYGASYVAAPIFARPEAVKAGVGNICVSGKAEAREIVKPIVQTFVKGVYDFGDDPGAANVVKLAGNFMIAASLEMMGEAFTMAEKNGISRQSIYEMLTQTLFAAPIFQNYGKIVAQHAYEPVAFRLALGLKDIKLTLQTASDVNVPMPMADLIKNRFVSALAKGRDNLDWGALAMGASDDAGL
- a CDS encoding acyl-CoA carboxylase subunit beta, with translation MTNQDSLPQLIQALNQKYDQVKLGGGLKKMDAQHKKGKLTARERIDYLIDTDSYFLEIGAFVADGMYEEEGGCPSGGVVTGIGYVAGKQCMIVANDATVKAGAWFPIAAKKNLRAQEIAMENRLPVIYLVDSAGVFLPMQAEVFADKEHFGRIFRNNAQMSAMGIVQLSAIMGSCVAGGAYLPIMSDEAFIVEGTGSVFLAGPYLVKSSIGEDIDAESLGGASMHCEISGVTDNKFPDDKSCLDAIKRHIDKIGKPLSAGFDRKIAITPKRNAEEIYTLLPTDRLKPYDVKPILECIVDDSELDEYKPDYGKTIICAYARIDGWAVGIVANQRKMVKSGKGEMQMGGVIYGESADKAARFIMNCNQKKIPLLFFHDVTGFMVGSRAEQGGIIKDGAKMVNAVANSVVPKFTFIVGNSYGAGNYAMCGKAYDPRLIFAWPTAQMAVMSGATAAKTLLQVQTATLKAKGETITPEAEKELLSQITDRYNQELSPYYAAARLWVDGIIDPVETRRIISTGIEAADQSPIEKAFNVGVMQV